In the Streptomyces fradiae ATCC 10745 = DSM 40063 genome, one interval contains:
- a CDS encoding PHP domain-containing protein, with protein sequence MAALERIAFLLERALAPSYRVKAFRNAAAALAALGPDQVAARARAGTLEAVRGVGPKTAQVAREALAGGVPAYLARLEGEAGRPAGGAGAALRALLRGDCHLHSDWSDGGSPIEEMGRTAAELGHEWAVLTDHSPRLTVARGLTARRLREQLDVVAELNERWAPFRLLTGIECDILPDGSLDQEPELLERLDVVVASVHSKLRMDAAAMTRRMVRAVTNPLVDVLGHCTGRLLPDKRPESEFDAEAVFAACAGAGTAVEVNSRPERLDPPRRLLRRAVAAGVYVAVDTDAHAPGQLDWQILGCARAEECGVPPERVVTTWSAREVLEWTRTRRGPG encoded by the coding sequence GTGGCGGCGCTGGAGCGGATCGCCTTCCTGCTGGAGCGGGCGCTCGCCCCGTCGTACCGGGTCAAGGCGTTCCGGAACGCCGCCGCGGCGCTGGCCGCGCTCGGTCCGGACCAGGTCGCGGCGCGGGCGCGGGCCGGCACCCTGGAGGCCGTCCGGGGGGTGGGCCCGAAGACCGCGCAGGTGGCGCGGGAGGCGCTGGCCGGCGGCGTACCGGCGTACCTGGCGCGGCTGGAGGGGGAGGCGGGGCGCCCGGCGGGCGGGGCGGGCGCGGCGCTGCGGGCGCTGCTGCGGGGCGACTGCCATCTGCACTCCGACTGGTCGGACGGCGGCAGCCCGATCGAGGAGATGGGCCGCACCGCGGCGGAGCTGGGGCACGAGTGGGCGGTGCTGACCGACCACTCGCCGCGCCTGACGGTGGCGCGGGGCCTGACGGCGCGGCGGCTGCGGGAGCAGCTCGACGTGGTGGCGGAGCTGAACGAGCGGTGGGCGCCGTTCAGGCTGCTGACCGGCATCGAGTGCGACATCCTGCCGGACGGGTCGCTGGACCAGGAGCCGGAACTGCTGGAGCGGCTGGACGTGGTGGTGGCGTCGGTCCACTCCAAGCTGCGGATGGACGCCGCGGCGATGACCCGGCGCATGGTGCGGGCGGTGACGAACCCGCTGGTGGACGTGCTGGGCCACTGCACCGGCCGGCTGCTGCCGGACAAGCGGCCGGAGTCGGAGTTCGACGCGGAGGCGGTGTTCGCGGCGTGCGCCGGGGCCGGTACGGCGGTGGAGGTCAACAGCCGGCCGGAGCGCCTGGACCCGCCGCGGCGGCTGCTGCGGCGGGCCGTGGCGGCCGGGGTGTACGTCGCCGTGGACACGGACGCCCACGCGCCGGGCCAGCTCGACTGGCAGATCCTGGGCTGCGCGCGGGCGGAGGAGTGCGGCGTGCCGCCGGAGCGGGTCGTCACCACCTGGTCGGCGCGGGAGGTGCTGGAGTGGACGCGGACGCGGCGGGGGCCCGGCTGA